The window GGGGCCCTTGTGACACCTCAGGGGCTCGTGGAATCAAGGGAACCACTGGGACATTGTGGGGGACCATGGAATGAGAGAAACATGGAACACATCTGGCTGATTTGGCCTCCTAGGAGTGACCTGACGGGTCTGGCTGATCTCAGAATGTCAAGGGCTGCCTCTCATCTGCCCATGAAACACTGGGGCTCcatgctttccttcctatggaaagAACTGTCTCTCTTTTCAGACGCCCATGGACAAAATTGGTACTCCGCCCTAAAACCTTGCTGTATGCAAGCGTATCTCTCAGAGAAAAACCTGTCAGCTttggctggccttggcctctggtggTCACATCTCATCTGCCTCAGAagcaccagggctgtgcagcagctgcaagacagccctgccagagccagcttgggcagcactttggccatggctgctgggcctgggcctgaggcaggagcaggagacaagtgacccttgcaggcctggggcctcatggcctccttgtccctgctcagcagcctggcaggggccgccccatgctcctgcccttggcattgcacatccccacatgccagtgcccatcccggcaagagccctgagcaaggagggagggacaggatctgcctggccaggccctggggctcaggccttggcccttggcattcctcaaacacatccagctttgctcagcaccagagacacctcggccttgtttgtccccagctgccagcactgcctgcagtgttctgctctaactggaacctggggacactttcccAGTGGTGTTCCTCTATGGGACCtattaaaacttcaagaaacttcagtgtttcaatttaactttgagttcttgagaagtttttgatcactctctcagggactgagtctgatgtaaacaacaccaaatccccaagaggctcattaaagtccttgtgctgtgtctgtgctgctgagctttaaaggaacagctcttcccagggccagctcctctcccagcccagcagggctgagggctctgcctgcaggcactgagggcacaggagccaggcagagacaggctgaaggcaatcagGATTGGGAAGACATTGAGCTGAGACTTCACTTGGGGAAAGttcttcacagccctgtgcatggtgagtgtgtgggtgcagggcaatgtcccctgtgctcctggagagaTCTCCTGAAGCCAGCAGACCCCAGAGCATGGGGGATGTGTCAGGAggactctcccagtttctctgtggcacaggaggagcaggaggagcaggaggaggaggatgtgctgcagagcggggctgccctgggcaccgtcagagggacagggcaggacggctcctgctgccagggatggctgcaggggctgaagctggggctgcagccagggctgcccagggctgtcctgcagagcagctcctgcagccctcagggctcttggccagcccagggcatgtgccacctgccaggggcagctctcagcctgcctggcagctccccatggacgCTGCAGGGGAGAAGTTCCAGGTGCAAGGAGCCGCCCCCATCAgggcagattcctcctgctctggagatggtgctgcatggccagggctgctctcagctttctcctaaagggaagggaaaggggctgtcagctttggctgtgtccctgagcctcctgcactgtcagcctgggcatcagcagatgggcctcagatctccctcagaaagtgcctcctcagcctcctctccctacagacagcagcagcagcaccttggcttgcagcatctctgtttgtCTGGCCTGCCCTtaaggccctgctgccagggagatgcccctgggcagtgccctgtgctgggaggggtctgcagggcagagctgagcccccagggctgggctgtgctctggcagtgctggcagggacaaggcttggatagagagaaacagctcccagtaggcacaactccaggcagcagagagccagacCAACCCTTGGTATCCTATCCtgtccagctgcacagggaatgAGTGAAGAgtttggagaaaataattttttaactgGAGAATTCACAAAGtccactttatttttcaagcacATTTTAAGGGTGATCATGCTTAAatagagagaggaaaaattaacAAAGGGAACCTATGTGGTTCCAGCAAGCCTGACTGCACTGCGGCACTGGGAGCTCCGTTTTCCCTCTGAGCTCCACAGTGCTCAGGCTGAGAGCAATGCTGAGCATGAGGCCGGAActcagcagcacaaggccaaACTCAAATAAAGTTAAGGAAAATTCTCTCCCAGGAAGAGAAGTAATTTTGAGGGGATTCCAAATAAAACACATAGGATTGATTCAAAAAATTGGTCCAGTTATTCAAGTCTTCATTCCACAGTCCATGATTCCCAGAGTGAAGAAATGTCCAATCTGGCACTGCCATTTTCTTCCTCGACAGGTGTTAATCCTCTATAAGTAACCATACATGAGGCTGCAAATGTCCaagagcagctccatcaggcacttcttcctgctggcattggcaaacacgcggcagctgcagctcctgcacttctgcctcttgctgggcatctccctggctgccctcctgggcaacggcctcatcatcagcgccatagcctgcggccaccacctgcacacgcccatgttcttcttcctgctcaacctggccctcagcgacctgggctccatctgcaccactgtccccaaagccatgcacaattccctctgggacaccagcaccatctcctactcagcatgtgctgcacagctctttctgtttgtctttttcatttcagcagagttttccctcctgaccatcatgtgctacgaccgctacgtgtccatctgcaaacccctgcactacgggaccctgctgggcagcagagcttgtgcccacatggcagcagctgcctgggccagtgcctttctcaatgctctgctgcacacagccaatACATTTTCCGTGCctctgtgccatggcaatgccctgggccagttcttctgtgatATCCCCCAGATCCTCAGGCTCTCCTGCTACAAATCCTACCTCAGGGAACTTGGGCTCATTGTAGTTAGTGCTTTTCTCttatttggttgttttgtgttcatggttttctcctatgtgcagatcttcagggctgtgctgaggatcccctctgagcagggacagcacaaagccttttccacctgcctccctcacctggctgtgctctccctgTTTCTCAGCACTGCCATTTTTGCCAACCTGAAGCCCCCTCATCTgcagcctgaggaaccaggagctcaaggATGGCATGAGAAAAATGATGACTGGATGCTTTTCAGAAGGAATGAAGGACCCCTTTTGTACAGCATAACATTTAGAATATAACTCATTACAGACTCAGTCTAGGTTTTCATATATTGATAGTGTTCTGGGTGGatagttttggttttcttgtgaTCATCATGATCACAACATAACTTTATTATTCATCCCTCTTCTATTTAAGTGTTTTCCTCTTGAATTTGActcacagattttttaaattgggaATTGTGCTCTGtggtttttaaacaaaataaaagaccctgcttcaaatgctttttctgCTACCCTTCCACTGAGACTTTTGTAAAAGCTGTGATGctttgcagcacagcagcacagacagggagCACCGGCACGTGAtcttttcagagctgctcttggCTCCTCCACACTCTCCTTTGGAGCCCTTGTTCTCTGAGGTCTGAGTGCTCTGGAAGCAGGGGGAGCAATGAGGGCTTTTGTGAGAGATCTGAcctccaccccagcactgccatcagcAAAGGGATCTCCTCAGCCCAGTGCCTGAAGGCTTCTGCCACAGTCTCTCTCAAGAACATGCCAAGGGATGGACTCTAAAGAGGCTCATTGTTCTCCCAAGGCTCAGTGGGATCAGATCAGGGTCCCAGTGTCACCTACAAGACACTCAGGTCTGGGTCAGGTTTTGCTTGTGGGTGGCCAGTGCCCATCAGATGCTGAATGGTCTGTGCTGAACcttcctggggctctgcagcttGTGCCAGGGCTGATGGCAGGGGAAGGTTTTCTCTACCTCCTCCTTTTACTTTGCAGTGCCTCAGTTTTCCGGGGCATCCTCATGATTTTCAGTGTCACCGGTGCCCAGATCCGTTGTGTCTCCTGAGACATTCTGACAGagcattttttaaacacagtcCTCCCCCCTGCTGAATCCTCTGACATACAGCCTGTGGAGCAGAAAGGATGGGCTTAGAGAGGCACTGAGAAAAGTGCTCAGGACAGCTGTGAGTGGGGGAATTACACACCAGAGTCACCCATCTAAACTGGCCCTCAGGACTGCGacagctggacagggctgtgtcctgggcACTCCTCTGGAAGAGCATTTTGGTGTCAGGGCTGTTGAGaaggctgggcagtgtcactgtGGGACCTCTCTCAAACCCCTTGGAAAggccagagccatcccagaggGTCCTGGGCACTTGGGAAGGGCAGACATGGAACCAGTCTGcaaacagggcagggaggggactgggagagcCACAGCCTGGTCAGGAtcagcagggaaggggatgtggcaaatcctcctgcagccattccaggcactggcaggacagggcagggactgcagaaCCCACgtgggagagaaaagaagaggatGTTGTGTGCCCAGACTTCAGCCAGGCCTGGGACAGGGTCTGCTGTGGTCTCCTCAGAGCCAGActggagagagctgggctgaagGAGTGGAACATGGGCTGGGTGGGAATTTGGCTGAACAATGAGGGTCAAATGTCAACCATGGTACAGACTCCTCTTGGCAGCCACGCCCGGGTGACATCCCTCAGTGACCAGCCCTTGACCACCACTGTGGAATATTTCTATTGTCTCTACAATGGCATGAAATGTACTTTCAATTCCTTTGTGGATGCTGCCAAATTGCAGGGAGTCTGTGACTGAACTCATCTAGTTAATGGTGACTGCAATACATAATTGGGCAAGATGACAGAGTTGGGTAAATTTATCTTGCTGTCAGGTGCCAAGCGAGCCacaagaaaggacagaaaaaactCATGCATCAGAAGAAAGGCAGTTCAatagggaaaaacccaaatccaatgataaaaacctccaaactcaaccaaaaaaaaggcacagcaaGACCCActaacagaagaaaagcaaatccttAGGAAATCTCCTAtcagcagaaaatgtttgaCCACCTTGTGGCAGGAGAAGATTCTGTATGTGTTGGtgctgttttgaaagaaaaatgtcttaaaaataaattattccctACCCCGCTTGCCCCTCTGCTTGTCTCAGGTGATTGCTGATCATGGTGTGACATGGAGTGGAACATCCCTTGGGTCagtccagcccagctgtcccatccctgttccccagGAACACTTGCCCACCCCAGGCCCATCAGTTGGGGGGATTGTAGATGCCTCATGTGGGGCGAGCACTGAGACAAGGACAGGAGAACAGAACAACATTTACTCTTGTCAAGGACAGTagaacagaacagcacagcCTTGGAGAAACTGATTGAGGATGTGCCACTGGCAAACAGAAGCCACACAAAATGCAAGCAGgatgccagctcagc of the Molothrus aeneus isolate 106 unplaced genomic scaffold, BPBGC_Maene_1.0 scaffold_34, whole genome shotgun sequence genome contains:
- the LOC136570441 gene encoding olfactory receptor 14A16-like encodes the protein MSKSSSIRHFFLLALANTRQLQLLHFCLLLGISLAALLGNGLIISAIACGHHLHTPMFFFLLNLALSDLGSICTTVPKAMHNSLWDTSTISYSACAAQLFLFVFFISAEFSLLTIMCYDRYVSICKPLHYGTLLGSRACAHMAAAAWASAFLNALLHTANTFSVPLCHGNALGQFFCDIPQILRLSCYKSYLRELGLIVVSAFLLFGCFVFMVFSYVQIFRAVLRIPSEQGQHKAFSTCLPHLAVLSLFLSTAIFANLKPPHLQPEEPGAQGWHEKNDDWMLFRRNEGPLLYSITFRI